A genomic window from Thermococcus nautili includes:
- a CDS encoding inorganic phosphate transporter has product MDPWLLITILLGFAMAWAIGANDAANSMSTAVGAKAITPKQAVVIAGVLEFTGAYFFGKSVTETIRKGILDPSRITDPNVLIYGSIAALLAATIWLIIATKFGLPVSTTHSIIGGIAGYGIVYAGTSIVNWGKMTQVVLSWILSPIVGAIMAYLVFKALTRSIFMSKNPVKNARVWSPFWIGLAFVVIGTMFYIKVLHGKDLKAGVLFYGIPAGFLVFLITYALIRLRFPINDPYIGVESIFRRVQVITSGYVALAHGANDVANAIGPVAAVYAVASMGMAGMKVPVPRWILALGGLGIAVGVATYGYRVMETVGKKITELTNTRGFTIDFSAATVVLFASWLGMPISTTHTVVGAVVGVGLARGIKAINTSILKDIVISWFVTVPVAGLISAVIFKVLMLVG; this is encoded by the coding sequence ATGGACCCCTGGCTGCTAATCACAATCCTCCTGGGTTTTGCCATGGCTTGGGCAATAGGTGCCAACGACGCCGCCAACTCGATGAGCACGGCAGTGGGAGCGAAGGCGATAACGCCAAAGCAGGCGGTGGTCATAGCCGGAGTGCTTGAGTTCACGGGTGCCTACTTCTTTGGAAAGAGCGTTACCGAGACGATACGGAAGGGAATCCTTGACCCGAGCAGAATCACCGACCCCAACGTCCTCATTTACGGCTCAATAGCGGCCCTTTTAGCTGCGACGATTTGGTTGATAATAGCGACCAAGTTTGGACTGCCTGTTTCAACCACTCACTCGATAATCGGCGGAATAGCCGGCTACGGCATCGTTTACGCCGGGACGAGCATCGTTAACTGGGGTAAGATGACTCAGGTGGTCCTCAGCTGGATTCTTTCCCCAATCGTCGGCGCAATAATGGCCTACCTCGTCTTTAAGGCCCTCACGAGGAGCATTTTCATGAGCAAAAATCCCGTTAAAAACGCCCGTGTGTGGTCGCCGTTCTGGATTGGACTCGCCTTCGTGGTCATAGGGACGATGTTCTACATCAAGGTTCTCCACGGCAAAGACCTGAAGGCGGGCGTTCTCTTCTATGGAATCCCTGCGGGTTTCCTCGTTTTCCTGATTACCTACGCTCTGATACGGCTCAGGTTCCCCATAAACGACCCCTACATAGGGGTTGAGAGCATATTTCGGCGCGTTCAGGTTATCACCTCTGGCTACGTGGCTTTAGCGCACGGTGCCAACGACGTCGCGAACGCCATAGGACCAGTCGCTGCAGTCTACGCCGTCGCGAGTATGGGAATGGCGGGAATGAAGGTTCCTGTTCCGAGGTGGATTTTGGCCCTCGGAGGTCTCGGCATAGCGGTCGGCGTCGCCACCTACGGCTACCGCGTCATGGAGACAGTTGGGAAGAAGATAACCGAGCTGACGAACACGCGCGGCTTCACGATAGACTTCTCGGCCGCGACGGTCGTCCTCTTCGCGAGCTGGCTCGGAATGCCAATCTCAACCACTCACACCGTTGTTGGTGCGGTCGTTGGCGTCGGCCTGGCGAGGGGAATCAAGGCGATAAACACTTCAATCCTGAAGGACATAGTAATCTCATGGTTCGTTACCGTTCCGGTCGCCGGCCTAATCAGCGCCGTCATATTCAAGGTCTTAATGCTCGTGGGGTGA
- a CDS encoding TIGR00153 family protein, with protein MQVWTKLFAKSPFKPLIKHAEVVIQTVETLEKALQAWHDGNAEEMERLAIEVDRLEDVADRIKEEIRDSLSSKLMMAVSREDVLIYLHMQDKVADSAEDTAKWLLVKSPCEIPTEIKDVILQMGTESIKAAKLVYEAIVQMDRVIESGFAENEIAREYELIRAIEDVESKIDGLDTKLMKLVFENADKLDWGTGFCILNIARTISNISDKAKDAAERIRLMMNK; from the coding sequence ATGCAGGTTTGGACCAAACTCTTCGCGAAAAGCCCATTCAAGCCCCTGATAAAGCACGCGGAAGTGGTCATCCAGACGGTTGAAACCCTTGAGAAGGCCCTCCAGGCCTGGCACGATGGAAACGCGGAGGAGATGGAGAGGCTTGCCATCGAGGTTGACCGGCTCGAAGACGTCGCCGACAGGATAAAGGAGGAAATCCGCGACTCGCTCAGCTCGAAACTCATGATGGCGGTCTCGCGCGAGGACGTTCTCATATACCTCCACATGCAGGATAAGGTGGCCGATTCAGCCGAGGACACCGCCAAGTGGCTCCTCGTCAAGAGCCCGTGCGAGATTCCAACGGAGATAAAGGACGTAATCCTCCAGATGGGAACCGAGAGCATAAAAGCTGCTAAGCTCGTTTACGAGGCGATAGTGCAGATGGACAGGGTTATAGAGAGTGGCTTCGCTGAGAACGAGATAGCGAGGGAATACGAACTTATTCGGGCAATAGAAGACGTCGAGAGCAAGATTGACGGCCTCGACACCAAGCTGATGAAGCTCGTCTTCGAGAACGCCGATAAGCTCGATTGGGGAACCGGCTTCTGCATCCTGAACATCGCGAGGACAATCAGCAACATATCGGACAAGGCAAAGGACGCCGCCGAGAGGATAAGGCTGATGATGAACAAGTGA
- a CDS encoding Lrp/AsnC family transcriptional regulator has translation MVTAFILMVTAAGKEREVMEKLLAMPEVKEAYVVYGEYDLVVKVETDTLKDLDQFITEKIRRMPEIQMTSTMIAI, from the coding sequence ATGGTGACGGCTTTTATTTTGATGGTTACGGCCGCTGGAAAGGAAAGGGAAGTTATGGAGAAGCTTCTCGCCATGCCAGAAGTTAAGGAGGCCTACGTCGTTTACGGCGAGTACGACCTCGTTGTCAAAGTTGAAACGGACACGCTCAAGGACCTCGACCAGTTCATAACCGAGAAGATAAGGCGCATGCCGGAAATCCAGATGACCTCGACGATGATAGCCATCTGA
- a CDS encoding serine/threonine protein kinase, producing the protein MTFENIIGRKKLERFLNHLEGLGLSGVRPFSKGTTSLVFLGEFKGRKVVVKLQRPDSPRNNFEREARILRAIEPFGITPPLLFTGVFEGLPYLVREFANGEPVLYADIEKRHLFGIAEKTALLDRLYLDHGQIQGGKHIIVGEGVYIIDFEKAGWRKPNNLTSAFSMLFVGRNAISERLYMKFGLGEGFREEVKEALREYKRTGKLSRLLGLLSGL; encoded by the coding sequence ATGACTTTCGAGAACATCATCGGTCGTAAGAAACTGGAGCGGTTTCTGAACCACCTTGAGGGTCTTGGGTTAAGTGGGGTCAGGCCGTTCTCCAAAGGCACTACGAGCCTCGTCTTCCTCGGCGAGTTCAAGGGAAGAAAGGTCGTCGTGAAGCTCCAGAGGCCGGATTCGCCGAGGAACAACTTTGAAAGGGAGGCGAGGATACTGAGGGCGATAGAGCCCTTCGGAATCACGCCCCCGCTCCTCTTCACGGGGGTCTTTGAGGGCCTGCCCTACCTCGTCAGGGAGTTCGCCAATGGTGAGCCCGTTCTCTACGCCGACATTGAAAAGCGTCACCTCTTCGGAATAGCCGAGAAAACTGCCCTGCTCGACAGACTTTACCTCGACCACGGCCAGATTCAGGGTGGCAAGCACATCATCGTCGGCGAGGGGGTTTACATTATAGACTTTGAGAAGGCCGGCTGGAGGAAGCCGAACAACCTAACCTCGGCCTTTTCGATGCTCTTCGTCGGCAGAAACGCGATTTCAGAAAGGTTATACATGAAGTTCGGTCTCGGCGAGGGTTTCAGGGAGGAGGTAAAAGAAGCGCTGAGGGAGTACAAGAGAACCGGAAAGCTTTCACGCCTTCTGGGCCTTCTTTCCGGCCTTTAG
- a CDS encoding S9 family peptidase, translated as MSGIEWNEKTFSRFAYVNDPRIEGSRIAYTLTKVNMKDNKYESTVVVEDLETGSRRFIENASMPRLSPDGSKLAFTRPNEEKKETEVWVAELETMSAKKVLSAKNIRSLQWNDDSRRLLVVGFKRHDDDDFVFDDDVPFWFDSMGFLDGEKTTFWVLDTEAEEIIEEFEKPRFSSGLWHGEGILINVPHREDGKPALFKFYDIYLWKDGNEEKLFEHVSFEAVDSDGKAILLRGKREKKFISEHDWLYIYDGELKPVYEGPLDVWGAKLTEGKVYFLTPDAGSVHLWLWDGKAERVVVGDHWIYGLDASNGKALLLIMTATRIGELYLYDGELKQVTDYNGPIFEKLKTFEPRHFRFKSKDLEIDGWYLKPELKEDEKAPVIVFVHGGPKGMYGHRFVYEMQLMANKGYYVVYVNPRGSDGYSEDFALRVLERTGLEDFEDIMAGIEEFFKLEPQADRERVGITGISYGGFMTNWALTQSDLFKAGISENGISYWLTSYAFSDIGLWYDVEVIGPNPLENENYRKLSPLFYAGNVKAPILLIHSLEDYRCPLDQSLMFYNVLKDLGKEAYIAVFKRGPHGHSIRGSPKHRSKRYKLFIEFFERKLRKYEEGFDVEKILKGGKE; from the coding sequence ATGAGCGGTATCGAATGGAACGAGAAGACCTTTTCTCGGTTCGCCTACGTGAACGACCCTCGGATTGAAGGGAGCAGAATAGCCTACACCCTGACCAAGGTCAACATGAAGGACAACAAGTACGAGAGCACTGTAGTCGTTGAGGACCTTGAAACGGGCTCAAGGCGCTTCATTGAGAACGCCTCCATGCCGAGACTCTCGCCGGATGGGAGTAAACTTGCCTTCACGAGGCCCAACGAGGAGAAGAAGGAAACAGAGGTCTGGGTTGCAGAGCTTGAGACGATGAGCGCCAAGAAGGTTCTCTCGGCCAAGAACATTCGCTCCCTCCAGTGGAACGACGACTCAAGGAGGCTTCTGGTGGTAGGCTTCAAGAGGCACGACGATGACGACTTCGTCTTCGACGACGACGTTCCCTTCTGGTTCGACAGCATGGGATTCCTGGACGGTGAGAAAACGACCTTCTGGGTCCTCGACACCGAGGCGGAGGAAATCATAGAGGAGTTCGAGAAGCCCCGCTTCAGTTCCGGCCTCTGGCACGGGGAGGGAATACTCATCAACGTTCCGCATCGCGAGGACGGCAAGCCGGCGCTCTTCAAGTTCTACGACATCTACCTCTGGAAGGACGGAAACGAGGAGAAGCTCTTCGAGCACGTTTCCTTCGAGGCGGTTGACTCCGACGGAAAGGCGATTCTCCTGAGGGGCAAGAGGGAGAAGAAGTTCATCAGCGAGCACGACTGGCTTTACATCTACGACGGCGAGCTCAAGCCCGTTTACGAGGGTCCGCTCGACGTCTGGGGCGCGAAGCTAACGGAAGGCAAGGTCTACTTCCTGACGCCAGATGCGGGCAGTGTTCACCTCTGGCTCTGGGACGGGAAGGCTGAGAGGGTCGTCGTTGGTGACCACTGGATTTACGGCTTGGATGCCAGCAACGGAAAGGCGTTGCTCCTCATAATGACCGCGACGAGGATAGGCGAGCTCTACCTCTACGATGGCGAGCTCAAGCAGGTCACCGACTACAACGGGCCAATCTTTGAGAAGCTGAAAACCTTCGAGCCGAGGCACTTCCGCTTCAAGAGCAAGGATTTGGAGATAGACGGCTGGTACCTCAAACCTGAGCTCAAGGAGGACGAGAAGGCCCCGGTGATAGTCTTCGTCCACGGCGGGCCGAAGGGAATGTACGGGCACCGCTTCGTCTACGAGATGCAGTTGATGGCGAACAAAGGCTACTACGTGGTCTACGTCAACCCGCGCGGTAGCGACGGCTATAGCGAAGACTTCGCGCTCCGCGTTCTTGAGAGAACGGGTCTGGAGGACTTTGAGGACATAATGGCCGGTATAGAGGAGTTCTTCAAGCTTGAGCCTCAGGCAGACCGGGAGCGCGTTGGAATAACGGGCATAAGCTACGGCGGCTTCATGACCAACTGGGCGCTAACGCAGAGCGACCTCTTCAAGGCCGGAATCAGCGAGAACGGCATAAGCTACTGGCTGACGAGTTATGCCTTCTCGGACATAGGCCTCTGGTACGACGTTGAGGTCATCGGCCCGAATCCACTCGAAAACGAGAACTATCGGAAGCTCAGCCCGCTGTTCTACGCGGGGAACGTGAAAGCCCCGATACTGCTCATCCACTCGCTGGAGGACTACCGCTGTCCGCTCGACCAGAGCCTGATGTTCTACAACGTGCTTAAGGACCTCGGTAAGGAAGCTTACATAGCCGTCTTCAAGAGGGGCCCGCACGGCCACAGCATTCGTGGAAGCCCGAAGCACCGCTCAAAGCGCTACAAGCTCTTCATCGAGTTCTTCGAGAGGAAGCTCAGGAAGTACGAAGAGGGCTTCGACGTTGAGAAGATACTGAAGGGAGGGAAGGAGTGA
- a CDS encoding class I SAM-dependent methyltransferase, which yields MNAYFLTAQDARRMLLSRGAVRLNLDLRKTNRTWEVTREGDEFIFPDGTRVSRDVIERIARDEGSVYFVKDGGVYKAAIAGEHFYKLVPTIPPTIEINGIRMHRTKEVNPLQDTRNKVNTVKPKEGETVLDTCMGLGYTAIEASKRGAYVITIEKDPNVIELAKINPWSRELFTGGKIQVIHGDAFEVVKRFNDESFDVVIHDPPRFSLAGQLYSEEFYRELFRVLKPGGRLFHYVGNPGKKYRRKDLQRGVMERLRKAGFVSVKRVEEALGVVARKPGKKGK from the coding sequence ATGAACGCTTACTTTTTAACTGCTCAGGACGCGAGGAGGATGCTCCTCTCACGGGGGGCGGTCAGGCTCAACCTCGACCTCAGGAAGACCAACAGGACGTGGGAGGTAACGCGGGAAGGTGATGAGTTCATCTTCCCCGACGGAACGCGAGTTTCGAGAGACGTCATCGAGAGGATAGCAAGGGACGAGGGTAGCGTTTACTTCGTTAAAGATGGGGGAGTTTACAAGGCCGCCATCGCTGGAGAGCACTTCTACAAGCTCGTCCCGACGATTCCGCCGACGATTGAGATAAACGGCATCAGGATGCACAGGACGAAGGAAGTAAACCCGCTCCAGGACACGAGGAACAAGGTTAACACGGTAAAACCAAAGGAAGGCGAGACGGTCTTAGATACCTGCATGGGGCTCGGCTATACCGCCATAGAGGCTTCAAAGCGCGGAGCCTACGTCATAACAATCGAGAAAGACCCAAACGTCATCGAGCTGGCAAAGATAAACCCCTGGAGCAGGGAGCTCTTCACGGGCGGTAAAATCCAGGTGATTCACGGCGACGCCTTCGAGGTCGTAAAGCGCTTTAACGACGAGAGCTTCGATGTTGTAATCCACGACCCACCGCGCTTTTCCTTAGCCGGCCAGCTCTACTCGGAGGAGTTCTACCGCGAGCTTTTCAGGGTTTTGAAGCCCGGCGGAAGGCTCTTCCACTACGTCGGCAACCCTGGAAAGAAATACAGAAGAAAAGACCTCCAAAGGGGCGTCATGGAGCGGTTACGAAAAGCGGGCTTCGTCAGCGTTAAGCGCGTTGAAGAGGCACTTGGAGTCGTGGCGAGAAAACCGGGGAAGAAGGGGAAGTAA
- a CDS encoding RAD55 family ATPase has product MRAGERVRTGIPGFDELIEGGFVPGKAYLVTGPPGSGKTTFAMQFLVEGARNGERVAYISLVHNPEEVIKDFERFDPEVRDHIAHGNLILYDLGRELWGSTAKPPQWSSVMFRIKDLAREAKISRLAIDPLTAIDFPTTDPAEKRAELATFLRTIEDLGITSILVAELTELDRYTEEHYLVDGVIMLHYYLDGVKMVRAVQVLKMRRTNHETRMYRVEFGSRGLSVRGPLI; this is encoded by the coding sequence ATGAGGGCCGGCGAGAGGGTTCGCACCGGAATCCCTGGCTTTGACGAGCTCATCGAGGGTGGCTTCGTTCCTGGAAAGGCCTACCTGGTCACAGGTCCTCCAGGGAGCGGTAAGACCACCTTTGCCATGCAGTTCCTCGTGGAGGGCGCGAGAAACGGCGAGAGGGTTGCATACATATCACTCGTCCACAATCCTGAGGAGGTCATCAAAGACTTTGAGCGCTTCGACCCGGAGGTTAGAGACCACATCGCCCACGGAAACCTAATCCTCTACGACCTTGGGCGGGAACTCTGGGGCTCCACGGCCAAACCTCCCCAGTGGAGCAGCGTTATGTTCCGCATCAAAGACCTCGCGAGGGAGGCGAAGATTTCGCGCCTCGCCATAGACCCGCTTACCGCCATAGACTTCCCCACAACAGACCCCGCCGAGAAAAGGGCGGAGCTGGCGACGTTCCTCCGAACCATTGAAGACCTTGGGATAACAAGCATACTTGTTGCCGAGCTGACTGAGCTCGACCGCTACACCGAGGAGCACTACCTCGTTGATGGAGTCATAATGCTCCACTACTACCTCGACGGCGTCAAGATGGTTCGCGCCGTTCAGGTTCTCAAGATGCGCAGGACGAACCACGAGACGAGGATGTACCGCGTTGAGTTTGGTTCCCGCGGACTCTCCGTTAGGGGGCCGCTCATATGA
- a CDS encoding dipeptidase: MIFDAHSDLPTFIYDERKAGKTRVLEGNWHFFNGWVSSRVMAIWTRPDRRKDATVYGFEVLNAFLKDVEESERFELVRNVEEMRKTIEDGRVALWLGLEGGEPIGESLELLEVFHRLGLRVLTLTWSLRNAIGDGVFERTNGGLTNFGVEVVGKAEELGIVIDLSHINEAGFWDALDVTSFPVIASHSNARKLCDNRRNLTDEQLKAIAERDGVVGAVAIPGFVDKEKPTLEKYVEHITYMADLIGYKHVGLGFDFVYYLSGWSGRSVEGFEDESKIPALIEKLRENFSEKEVEAIAFKNFERVFERVT, from the coding sequence ATGATTTTCGACGCACACTCGGATTTGCCCACCTTCATCTACGACGAAAGGAAGGCAGGAAAAACGCGCGTCCTCGAAGGGAACTGGCACTTCTTCAACGGCTGGGTTAGTTCAAGGGTTATGGCGATATGGACGAGGCCGGACAGACGAAAGGACGCAACCGTTTACGGCTTCGAGGTTTTGAACGCATTTCTCAAGGACGTCGAGGAGAGCGAGCGCTTCGAGCTCGTGAGGAACGTTGAGGAGATGAGAAAAACCATAGAGGACGGCAGAGTGGCACTCTGGCTGGGCCTCGAAGGGGGAGAGCCAATAGGCGAGAGTTTAGAACTCCTTGAGGTCTTTCACCGCCTAGGGCTCCGCGTTCTGACGCTCACGTGGAGCCTGAGGAACGCGATAGGCGACGGCGTCTTCGAGAGGACCAACGGAGGCCTCACCAACTTCGGCGTGGAGGTCGTTGGAAAGGCCGAGGAGCTGGGGATAGTAATAGACCTCAGCCACATAAACGAGGCCGGCTTCTGGGACGCGCTGGACGTTACCTCGTTCCCGGTCATAGCGTCGCACTCCAACGCGAGGAAGCTCTGCGATAACAGGAGGAACCTAACGGACGAGCAGTTGAAGGCGATAGCCGAGAGGGACGGCGTTGTTGGTGCCGTCGCCATACCGGGCTTCGTGGATAAGGAGAAGCCGACGCTGGAAAAGTACGTCGAGCACATAACTTACATGGCCGACCTCATAGGCTACAAACACGTTGGCCTCGGCTTTGACTTCGTCTACTACCTGAGCGGCTGGAGCGGGAGGAGCGTCGAGGGCTTTGAGGATGAATCGAAGATTCCTGCGCTCATTGAAAAGCTGAGGGAAAACTTCAGCGAGAAAGAGGTGGAGGCAATAGCCTTCAAGAACTTTGAAAGGGTTTTTGAGAGGGTAACCTAA
- a CDS encoding DUF531 domain-containing protein — protein MLTLALYNTYDARRLHEAHLRAIARSAPIAYAYGFHLALIGFPLDGKPLDVAEEVSEHTTIGEGGKYLVELARGNRFHLLDFPKKGFPPQFGVPVATTRKPSEEKEITPLELAERALNGERFLLLIGLGRHGLPKETFKLARHHMDVTGKRVSLETCTAIGAIAVRIATYMEALTWRSGRRK, from the coding sequence ATGCTAACTTTGGCCCTCTACAACACCTACGATGCCAGAAGGCTTCACGAGGCACATCTGCGCGCAATAGCCCGCTCCGCCCCGATAGCGTACGCCTACGGCTTTCACCTGGCCCTAATCGGCTTCCCTCTCGATGGAAAGCCCCTCGACGTTGCCGAGGAGGTCAGCGAGCACACGACGATAGGGGAGGGTGGCAAATACCTCGTTGAACTCGCCAGGGGAAACCGCTTTCACCTCCTTGACTTTCCGAAGAAGGGATTCCCCCCGCAGTTCGGCGTTCCCGTTGCCACGACGAGAAAGCCCTCGGAGGAAAAAGAAATTACGCCCCTTGAACTTGCTGAGAGGGCCCTCAACGGCGAGCGTTTTCTCCTCCTCATAGGGCTCGGAAGGCACGGACTGCCGAAGGAAACCTTTAAGTTGGCGCGCCACCATATGGACGTCACAGGAAAGAGGGTCAGCCTCGAAACCTGCACGGCCATAGGCGCGATAGCCGTTAGAATCGCCACCTACATGGAGGCCTTAACATGGAGGAGTGGAAGAAGGAAGTAG
- a CDS encoding signal peptidase I: MEEWKKEVAWFLVAIVVVFGIQAGLRVALHTDSPLVIVVSGSMEPVFYRGDVVLLKGVTNPDQIKVGDVIVYKRPGYEYPIIHRVRYIYTVKIDGKPEKCFVTWGDNNPVPDPPYPTSDGLLEVQLPDGYIAGCVPTYAVEAKAEFVFPKIGLIPLWIRNALGLG; this comes from the coding sequence ATGGAGGAGTGGAAGAAGGAAGTAGCGTGGTTTTTGGTGGCAATCGTCGTCGTTTTCGGAATTCAGGCGGGCCTCAGGGTGGCCCTTCACACGGACTCGCCCCTCGTTATAGTGGTGAGTGGCTCTATGGAGCCCGTCTTTTACAGGGGGGACGTCGTTCTCCTCAAGGGCGTTACCAACCCCGACCAGATAAAGGTCGGCGACGTGATAGTTTACAAGCGTCCCGGTTACGAGTACCCGATAATTCACCGCGTTCGCTACATCTACACGGTTAAAATCGATGGGAAGCCTGAGAAGTGCTTCGTAACCTGGGGTGACAACAACCCCGTTCCGGACCCGCCGTACCCAACTTCGGACGGCCTGCTTGAGGTCCAGCTCCCCGACGGCTACATAGCCGGATGCGTGCCGACGTACGCCGTCGAGGCCAAGGCCGAGTTTGTGTTCCCGAAGATAGGCCTCATCCCGCTCTGGATTCGCAACGCCCTCGGCCTGGGATGA
- a CDS encoding NAD(P)-dependent malic enzyme, which yields MDARDFHRGNFIGNGKIEVIPKVPLTRETLPLAYTPGVAEVSREIAEEPEKSYDYTNRGNTIAVVSDGTRVLGLGDIGPLGALPVMEGKALLFKAFGGVDAFPLVLAEKDPEGFIEVVKAVSPSFGGINLEDIASPKCFYILDRLREELDVPVFHDDQQGTASVVLAGLINALKVVGKKLDEISVALFGAGAAGFATLRLIVRAGVKPENVRVVELIDGEPRVLTPDLPLEELFPYRGELLAKTNGEGIEGGPAEALRGADVLISFTRPGPGVIKPEWIRNMADDAIVFPLANPVPEILPEDAKKAGARIVATGRSDYPNQINNLLGFPAIFRGALDVRARTITDGMIIAASKAMASVIEPSEEEIIPSPFHPDVHPVVAKAVAEEAMKEGVARVRVNPEEVAERLRKWREFYSRFIVPMNEERKAYR from the coding sequence ATGGACGCGAGGGATTTTCACAGGGGTAACTTCATCGGCAATGGCAAAATAGAGGTTATTCCAAAGGTTCCGCTAACGAGGGAAACCCTTCCCCTGGCGTACACTCCGGGTGTCGCCGAGGTCTCGCGCGAGATAGCTGAAGAGCCTGAGAAATCCTATGATTACACCAACAGGGGCAACACGATAGCTGTCGTAAGCGATGGGACGAGGGTTTTAGGCCTCGGCGACATAGGGCCCCTTGGCGCTCTCCCAGTTATGGAGGGCAAGGCCCTGCTTTTCAAGGCCTTCGGCGGCGTTGACGCGTTCCCGCTCGTCTTAGCAGAGAAGGACCCCGAAGGGTTCATAGAGGTCGTTAAAGCCGTCTCACCTTCCTTCGGTGGGATAAACCTTGAAGATATAGCCTCACCGAAGTGCTTCTACATCCTCGACAGGCTGAGGGAGGAACTTGACGTTCCGGTCTTCCACGACGACCAGCAGGGCACGGCGAGCGTCGTTTTAGCAGGTTTAATCAACGCCCTCAAGGTAGTTGGTAAGAAGCTTGACGAGATAAGCGTCGCGCTCTTCGGGGCCGGGGCGGCCGGTTTCGCAACGCTCAGATTAATCGTCAGGGCAGGCGTCAAGCCGGAAAACGTCCGGGTCGTCGAGCTGATTGACGGGGAGCCGAGGGTTTTAACGCCGGATTTGCCCCTTGAAGAGCTGTTCCCGTACAGGGGCGAACTCCTCGCGAAGACCAACGGCGAGGGGATTGAGGGGGGCCCGGCAGAGGCGCTCAGGGGAGCGGACGTTCTAATCTCCTTCACGAGGCCGGGGCCGGGCGTCATAAAGCCCGAGTGGATAAGGAACATGGCCGACGACGCGATAGTCTTTCCCCTCGCCAATCCCGTTCCGGAGATACTGCCGGAAGATGCTAAAAAGGCCGGCGCGAGAATTGTGGCAACGGGAAGGAGCGACTACCCGAACCAGATTAACAACCTCCTCGGCTTTCCGGCGATTTTCAGGGGAGCGCTCGACGTCAGGGCTAGGACGATAACGGACGGCATGATAATCGCGGCATCAAAGGCAATGGCTTCGGTCATAGAGCCGAGCGAGGAGGAGATAATCCCATCACCGTTCCACCCCGACGTTCATCCCGTCGTGGCTAAGGCGGTAGCGGAGGAGGCCATGAAGGAAGGCGTTGCGAGGGTTCGCGTTAATCCAGAGGAGGTCGCGGAGAGGCTTAGGAAGTGGAGGGAGTTCTACTCCCGGTTCATAGTCCCCATGAACGAGGAGCGTAAGGCCTACCGGTAG
- a CDS encoding FumA C-terminus/TtdB family hydratase beta subunit translates to MAVKLRTPLSTEDVLRLKAGDVVYLSEEIVTARDSAHRRILSLPKEELPFSPEGAVIYHCGPVVRKTWEGYEVVSAGPTTSARMNRYLDGVLDLGVRGIIGKGGMKAEPFRGRAVYFSFTGGAGSLAAKSIKRVKAAHWLDLGIPEALWVLEVEDFPLIVAIDAHGNSLYR, encoded by the coding sequence ATGGCAGTGAAGCTGAGAACCCCGCTGAGCACGGAGGACGTCCTTAGACTGAAGGCGGGGGACGTCGTTTACCTGTCGGAAGAAATCGTTACCGCAAGAGACTCGGCCCACAGGAGAATTCTGAGCCTTCCGAAGGAGGAACTGCCCTTCAGCCCGGAGGGGGCCGTAATCTACCACTGCGGGCCGGTCGTGAGGAAAACCTGGGAGGGCTACGAGGTAGTCTCGGCTGGGCCGACGACGAGCGCGAGGATGAACCGCTACCTCGACGGGGTTCTTGACCTGGGCGTCAGGGGGATAATAGGAAAGGGAGGAATGAAAGCTGAGCCGTTCAGGGGCAGAGCGGTTTACTTCTCCTTCACCGGTGGAGCCGGCTCGCTCGCCGCCAAAAGCATAAAGCGCGTTAAAGCCGCCCACTGGCTCGACCTTGGAATACCGGAGGCCCTCTGGGTCCTTGAGGTGGAGGACTTCCCGCTGATTGTGGCCATAGACGCGCACGGAAACTCGCTCTACCGGTAG